Sequence from the Drosophila subpulchrella strain 33 F10 #4 breed RU33 chromosome 3R, RU_Dsub_v1.1 Primary Assembly, whole genome shotgun sequence genome:
ATGGTCTAGATGGCCTGACCTGCAATGGTCTTTTTATCTCCGATATTCCACTGCACGATGCGACCAGGGAGGTGATCCTGGTGGGCGAACAGGCCAGGGCGCAGGATGGATTACGCCGGCGAATGGACAAGATCAAGAACAGCATCGAGGAGGCCAACTCGGCGGTGACCAAGGAGCGAAAGAAGAACGTCAGCCTGCTGCACCTCATCTTCCCCGCCGAGATCGCCGAGAAGCTCTGGCTGGGCTCCTCCATCGACGCCAAGACCTATCCGGATGTGACCATCCTGTTCAGCGACATCGTGGGCTTCACCAGCATCTGCTCCAGGGCCACTCCGTTCATGGTGATTAGCATGCTGGAGGGTCTGTACAAGGACTTTGATGAGTTCTGCGACTTCTTTGATGTATACAAGGTAGAGACCATTGGGGATGCCTACTGCGTGGCCAGTGGTCTCCATCGGGCCTCCATCTACGATGCCCACAAGGTGGCATGGATGGCCCTCAAGATGATCGATGCCTGCTCGAAGCACATCACCCACGATGGGGAGCAAATCAAAATGAGAATCGGCCTGCACACGGGAACGGTTCTGGCCGGAGTGGTGGGCAGAAAGATGCCCAGGTACTGCCTCTTCGGGCACAGCGTCACCATAGCCAATAAGTTCGAGTCTGGCAGCGAGGCGCTGAAGATCAATGTCAGCCCTACTACAAAGGAGTAAGTTGgggattttattatttcttttataataGTATCTCATAACTTTTTGCCATTCTTTCAGTTGGCTCACCAAGCACGAGGGCTTTGAATTCGACCTGCAACCGCGGGATCCCTCCTTCCTGCCCAAGGAGTTCCCCAATCCCGGCGGCTCAGAGACCTGCTATTTCCTGGAGAGCTTCCGTAACCCAGCTTTGAACAGCGAGTTGCCGCTGGTGGAGCACATCAATGTGGCCATGAAGACCATATCGGATGGTGGCGATGCTTAAGGACCCCATCTACAGATCCAGAACCAGACCATTAAACCCAATCTTCCTGTAGACCCACACGCTCAGTAGTCGTATAGTCGTAGTTCGGTGCACTTGTATTGTGGTTTTGCCTGTTGCCCTGCTTAGCCTAAAACCAATAAACTATCTACCAAAGGTTGCATTCCAGCACAAGAGATGAACACACTTTATTGGGGCTATATATGATGGGAATCTTAGGCGGCGGCCTTCTTCTTGGCCTCCTCCTGCTTGGCCCTCACAAAGGCCCTGACCTTGTCGCCGATCTTGCTGGCCATCATGCACTGGTGTCCGCGGAAGGCCCACACGTCCGTGGGACTCTTCTGGGAGTTGTCATCGATGCAGCTCTCGGCGATCTTGAGGGCCTCCTCCTCGGTCAGGTCCATCTTGAACTGCTTGGCCAGGCGGTCGGCGTGGTAGCCCTGCTGGTCGCAGAAGATGCCCAGCTTGGTGGCCGTGCAGGTCAGGTACTGACGCACATCGGGCTCGTTGGGGAAGACCAGGTTCTTCAGCTGGGCAATCTGATCGTTACTCAGCGGAGTCTCCTTCAGGCACTCCACGCGGATGCCCCTGATCTCCTCGCCGGTCTTGGGCGTCCACTCATCGGCATGGGCCTTTATAAAGAAAAAAGAGAGTTGATATataattaattgttttgatttattaaatgttttattattgtaaaaagATAAGGCAAGATACCCTTATGATGTTAAAAACTTGTACTTGAGCTACACcccatttaaataaatattaagatccaattttaatttaatagaCAATTGCATGTTGTGAAAGATATTTGGCACTTCCGAtgtttcattaatttaaaactgTTTCGCCATTATCTTTTTACATTTCCCCTGAATTTCCCAACTGACTttaaataaactttaaattatGCAAAAGCGTAGTTGCAAGATGTTTAGATAATGTAGAAATGCAAATAAACATTCTTGTTTATATTTGCATCATTATTATTGCATTTGAAGTAATATCTATAAAGAAATTAGACAACAATCTTTTATTTGTAGTATTGTAAACCATATACAAAGCTTTTAAATGTTGGATATGGGATTTAATTTTTACGTTTTCGATAATGTTGAAACTAAGAAAACGTTTGAATTTAGAGAAGAGTTATTAGTAACTTTTAAGTTTCACTTATTTAACATCTTATTATTAACATCTAGCTGATGCTAGAGAAGTTTCCCTTTATCACgtgtttttatatatacattatatTACACATATATTATACACACCACAGCGCACAGGGCCAGAGCGATGATGAGATACTTGAGCATAGTGAAATATAGTTGCACGATCGCGGCGTAGTTGAAGTTCTGAACTGAAGCGCCGACGGGTAAGTGCCCAGCTTTATAGCTACCGCTAATCGGTAATCGCTGATCGCTCGATGTCTATATGTCTATGCTCTCCCCGGATTCTCTGTGCCAAGAGTTCACTCGCTTATCTCTCCAGTCCAGTTCCTAACTACACTGTTTAATTGCATTTCTCCCCACGGCTGATAAGTCTGGAAAGAAACCCAGACTTCGACTGGAATCGAACATTTGCTCAGCTCTATTTGCTATGCAAAACTCAATTCTTGATTAACTTGTTTATTGAATAGATTTTCAGATAGTTCATAGTTTTTCTATTTCCATCAGTGTGTTGAACCGAGTATTTACATTGCTAGCTGATAATGATTCACCTGCAACAACTTATCTGCTCTCGCCTAAtctttcaaatgaaaattatttCCTGTTTTGAGAAAAATGAATTAATTTGCTCATTCCTAAGGGTTAGATGATGTAAGCTGTAATGAATCTCCAGCCAATTAATTAAGTTTAATCTACACTTAACTTTTTGGGTATAGTTTGAAAGGTACCAGATTAAATGTattcaatttaaaacatttaacatCAGGATGGTAAGATCTCTCTGTATCAAAAAATCCGTCTTTCGGCTTGACATTGCACTTGACCCCTTATCAGTTTTATAAGACTATTCAATCCAAACCGAAATTCCCCAATATGTTGGTCTtcgtatatatacatatgctGATAAAAGGAATCAACGGCGCTTTCACCAATTTTTAAGGCCGTGAGGAGCGATCCAAGTGGCCAACTGTCAATTCGACGGCCATTATGCAAGCCCATGCAATcgtatttaattaaatcaaataaaattcacAGCTGGCCGTCGAGTTCGAAATTAAATTCGGCCCCAGGCGACAGAGAGATGTCATTACTATGGGATGATTTCGAGCACTATTCGTAAACCCGATGGTTCGCTGGGAACCACGCGCCCTTCAACTAATAACAGTTGCCTCAAAGGGGCGTACTGCTCTCCacaactattattattattcaaaGGAGGCGAGTCCTTAACTGAGGGTTAGATAGCAGGGTTAAAAAACAGGGCTCTCTGTTGGGAAGGTCGCAATCGGAAGCAGTATTTATGCGAAGTACCCCAAAACAATGGTCATGATTACCATCGCTATAGAGTTCTCAATTTCTCTCCCCCGGCattctgtttttgttgtgttattaggaaaattatacaaactatatgtatatatacagGCTGTGTTGGGTGAAAATTATATTAACACCCTGAGTGCGTGTCAATGGCCAAAGTCAGGAACTGAATCTGTTGGATATCTCAAATTAATGGGTTCGAGAGTGGGAAATGGGATTGGGATGGGGATTTAGATTGGAAAACTACAGTTAACGATTACATAATCGGCCTGTTGGAGGTGTCAAATGCTTGGCTGCCGGAATTCGCAATATTGTATAAATTGTGAGCTCCTTGAGCCATTTATTGTTTGAAATTCGAGTTTCCGGCTGGGATACGAAAGGAAAATGTGATATGATGTCGGGTATTATTTCTATTTGGCGTGTGTCATATGAGAGGGCCTTGTAGGCCAAATCCTTTAAGGAAATATATGGTTCTAGGAATTCTTACTTTCATTGCTGTGATCATAGCAGTAGCTTAAAATTGTTCTTTACTTAAAAAATGTGAGTTccttattaaatatttaaatatctaGTATTTTTAATggatattaaatatattatttactaCAATCAAAATGCTATTATTTTGCCCACAACTGTGTGCATCTGCATGTGACACAACACAATTCTAGCAACTTGCCAACAGAGATTTGAGTTAACAAAATGGCAGCCCAGCAGTCGCACACAAAGTTTCCTTGAACTTTTAACAAAATTTCACGTTTCCATGGGTTTCCGGTCGTCGGTGTTTGCTTCTTTTCATTTTCCGCAAGAGGAAGACTTCCGCCGCAAGAAAAGCAAAATGTAATTTCATGGCTCGCTGAACGAATCCGAATACATGAGAGTTCAAAGTTTCAGCTTTTGGTCCTGCCAAGGAGCGAAAGAGAGATGTGGAGAGTCTCTGTCACAGGATGCTGGCAGGACTTGAAAGCGCAGGAAGTTATTTAATGAGATTTTCTTTGCGTCAAAGATAAGTCGAAGGAGCCGTTCCGAAGCCTGCAATCTTGTAAAACAATATGCAAAACAGGCGGGCGGGGGCGGTGGTGTGCTTCTGTATCTGCGATTGTTATTCTCGAGTTggctgagagagagagagctgAAAAGGATAAGcgcaggacgaaggacgaaggacgaacGACAATTGTTGCACACACTcgaaattaaattaactttTTTCGACCCTGTCCATTTTGGAGTGCCGCCGTCGCCTGCATTGTTCAAAACCAACTGCCGCTGACAGTTCCAAGTTCCAAGGGGAAGTTGGGCCGCGATGGGCAGGGGCATTCCGACCTGGCTAACCCATGACAGACCCACTAGAGGCCTCACAGAACTAGAGACAATCGACTCCACCGATTGCTCAAATATTGGCTTGGGGTCGCGGCACCAAAAAGAAACCAatccaaaaaccaaaaaccaaaacccAAACACAAAGCAAACAAATCGCAATCGAAATGTATGAATGGGGCAATGACGCAAGGAAATCTCATTAGCCGCATGTCTTCAAGTTtcagttttaattttgtacaATATCTCCATATGTGTGTTTGGGTGAAAAGATCTTTCTCTGTATACACTTTTTTTTCGGGGGGTCTTGATCAAATAATTTTGCGGCCACTGCATGTTAAATATTTGTCAACATTTTAAGGCACTTTTCCATTGTTCCCCCTCCAGATCctcgttttattttttttttttttacccgtTTTTACCCACTGAATCAGAAGCAGTCGAGTTGGCCACTTGAGATGTCCATCCGTCGGAGCCATCAAAAGAGCACTGAGATGCCGAGATGGTAGTATGTGGCACACAGAGCGGTGGTCAAGTCAAGACCCGGGTTAAGTAAAGTAGCAATGATCCCGGAGTGATTTCAACTTTCCTCGTCGAGGGCCCAGCCAACGGCTACTTATTACACCGCTGCCAGCACATGCGTAACTTCAATTCATGCCCAAGATCAGCGTTTCCTTTACTCGATCAAACAATTTATAATTCCTATAGGCCTACCGATATTAAGTACCCTTCAGcgtatttatttacatttagttttaaaaacattttttatttttcataatttagTAATGGTGAAGCGGTTTCTAGTTGTTCTCAAATATTATGATTTGATTTAATCAAGCGGTATATTAATATACTTCAAGCAAGTATtataagaaaacaaaacatattctttttatttcaaagtattttctaatataaaaaaaataagaggaataatatatattttacgaCATCTACATGTTCCATAAATGATCACAAATGTTCCGCATAAGATCTCCACAAGATAGATAGGTTGTTTGCTTATCCCTTTTTTTAGGATTACaattttgtttctttattttcgGTCCGCTAAGTAGAGCATTTATAATTCCCCCAGATCTCATTTGATTGATTTCCATTTCTTGCTACGATTTTTGTTGATTTCATTTCCATTGTTGTTGCCATGCTGCGCATGTTGCCTTGGCTGTTGATTATTGTTGTGTGCCACTGTGTGCGCGCCTTATATTGTTTGTATTGGACCGCCGCCCGTTCACCCCCCTCTCTGTCTCCCTTACTCCTCCACCCAGCGTACCGCCAACCCCTCCCCCGCCCTTGCCGCCATCAGGGGGCCGCTCAAGCGTGAAGAGAGCCAGCCAAGCCGTCGACATAATGGACATGTTTCAGCTTTTGTTGTCGGCACTACACAGAAAACAAACGGTGGAAGTtgcttacaatttttaaataatttacaaaattaaacatttatggcattttaattttatttataaaacaaacctTAGAATTTACTATACATTTAATAGATTTTCGAAACTTCAGAACATAATCCATAAGGTTTCACAAGCTTGCattatcatattattttcatatcgaattgcttacaatttttttgtattgctaaaataatatttttaaatatttaaagccatatctttaataatattaagactaggaaatatttttgatttttcaattttatcgTTAGTTTTAAGAAAAGTAGTATTAATCTTAGCTTCTTACAATTATTCTGTGCAATCTCTAAACAAAATGtggaaatgtttttaaatctttttctctgtgcagcaacaacaacaaagtaAGTTGTCATCTCCAGCGCTGCTCAACTAATTTGCATATTTGGTCGCAGTAAAAACACTTTATAAGTGGCCACCCAGGGCAGCTGTCTtcgtgtgtgtgcgtgtgtgtataTAGGCGTACTTTAAACAAAGTTAAAATGCGAGAAATTGGCCCTGCGCAAAACACCAGTAGCTCCACGGTAGCAGCaaaagcagcaacagcaacagcagcaacagcaacagcaacagcagcagcagcaacatccacGCACGGCAGCAACTTCTAGCCATTTACTGTTGCCAACAACTGTGACCGGGCCAAAAAGACGACGTCAGCGGAACTGGAACTGCCCCTAttttatgtgtgtgtgtgtgtgtggaggTCCTTAGGCCACTCACACACACCCATGCAATCACAAACACAGACAGACTGGAAACTTGTTTCTTTTGGCCAACTTGTACAACATTGTTGCCGCTTTATGTTCTTCTATTTTtacagtgtgtgtgtgagaaACATAGCTCCTCCTTCTTTGTGGGCGGGGTCTCTGAAAGAGCGAATCTCGCAGAGAGAAGCCCAGAGAAACTGAGAAAAAGAGAAAGAGGCAGAGCATTTCCGGCGGATTCTGAAATTTCAGGCGCGCGCAATGTCGCTGCTTCGTTCGCACACGTGACCGTCTCGTTTGCTCGGCCCTCGTACTCGGTTTGTTTCAAttgcaattattttgtaaCATTCCAATAGGCCAGGGCAACCCACCTccctaaaaaaaacaaaaaatataaacccCTCATTCCAACGCAGCGGGATATAAACCACATTATATAAAGGACTCtatgtaaaaataatttgttctTTCACATATTTTTTCGAAATTCTTTAATGTAACAAGTTAATATCAAAATGTATTTACtcatataatattaatttttatattctaatAAGTAGCtctattttattattgctTTTTAGGACGCTTAAAAGCGATATACATATGCTTATTTTTAGTCAAATTCATTACcaacttattaaaaatacgTTTTTCCATTTGTCAGACTAAATTCGGAACacctttttgtaattttagggaataccaaatttagaaatccttaaagtattattttctaaaggaaaaaaacaaacaattaacaattaaTTATGTATATGTTTAGGATAATAAAGattcttaattttattttgattttggtGATACCTACTGTAGTTTTAATAACTAATGCTTCACAATGATCTATTTAATTGTTTCTCTAAAGTCTTAAAGTAAACCAAATTATCtccttttttaaaaacagaCTGAATTATAATATCAAGTATAATGAACGAAAATGCAATTATTCGTGTACCTGTACTTGGATTTTATTCATGGAGATTTTAGCACGCACTTCAGACATTTTTCAGCAGCGGCAGCTGGAAATGTGCCAAAAACCAAAGCGGAAACTTTAGTTTTGCCAAAGCGAGGAGGGGTACATAGAGCAGGGGTCTGGGAATACTAGGTAGTAGCCCCCGCTAACCGAAAAGCAACAACTTCACAGTGTCAGTTGAGTGTGTGCAgaagtgtgtgtgcgtgttgGCCATGCCAACCAGCGGCGAGGTCGCAACAACAACGCTTTTGGTTGGCTATTCCATTAGCCGAAAGCCCAAAGCGCTCTCACATACAGcggggcaaaaaaaaaaaagaaggaaattGTGAAACAAAGGCAACAAAGAAAATGAAAGAAACCCCAAACAACCACCAGTGCACCACCACTGAGGCACTGAGGCACTgaagcaccaccaccaccaccaccacagccacagccaccgcaccaccaccaacacaGAGCCAGCCAGTCCGGAGTGCTCTCCCTCcacattactcatacgccgcgTCGCCGCCTCGAGTGCACAATTTTGTATACAGTACCAAATTAGATTTGAAACTTTTTTCTTAATTGCCAGCCCCTCTGCCGCCGTCGACGTCGACGTTTTCGGATGGGCAGAGAAGCCAACAGCGACGCCGACGCAGGCCGCTGCGCCACACAAAGGTGGTTGCAACACTCTCTGAATCCCTGAATCCAAATCCTCCAGATACGTGtgtgtacatatatatacgcaTACACTCGGGCACTTTCAACCCTCGTTTGCCGAGCCGCTTTTGTATTGGTAAATGTTGCCGCTTGCCGCCATTGCTGAACGTCGCCGTCGATTTTGCCTGGGCTGCCGTGCGCTGTGGCGTTTTGGCCAAAAAGTTGAATCAGTTGCAATCGAGGGCTCAGTGTGTCATGTCGTCAGCGCGCGTGGTTCCCAAAACTATGTCTCATCTATAGGAAGAAcggaaataaattgtttataaaaaataaacacaatccagaaaataaatataaagaaaaactagaaacaaataaaaaccatATCAAGTGAAGTGTGTGCTTGAAAGTGCTTTTAAATCTCTGAATAAAACCTGATTAAAAGGTTTCTTAGCCACAATCCGCAAATATGAGTCTGCCGTCGGGTGTGGACATGCAGAATCTGATGTCCCAGCATCCGGTCTTGGGAGCACTGCCACCTGCTTTCTTCCTCAGAGCCGCCTCCGAACGCTATCAAAGAACACCCAAATGCGCCC
This genomic interval carries:
- the LOC119556817 gene encoding general odorant-binding protein 99a; this encodes MLKYLIIALALCAVAHADEWTPKTGEEIRGIRVECLKETPLSNDQIAQLKNLVFPNEPDVRQYLTCTATKLGIFCDQQGYHADRLAKQFKMDLTEEEALKIAESCIDDNSQKSPTDVWAFRGHQCMMASKIGDKVRAFVRAKQEEAKKKAAA